A window of the Hordeum vulgare subsp. vulgare chromosome 5H, MorexV3_pseudomolecules_assembly, whole genome shotgun sequence genome harbors these coding sequences:
- the LOC123452934 gene encoding 60S ribosomal protein L15-2-like, whose protein sequence is MGAYKFVSELWRRKQSDVMRFVQRVRCWEYRQQPAIVRITRPTRPDRARRLGFKAKQGYVVYRIRVRRGGRKRPVPKGIVYGKPKHQGITQLKFQRNKRSVAEERAGRRLGGLRVLNSYWVNEDSTYKYFEVILVDVAHSAVRNDPRINWLCKPVHKHRELRGLTSAGKKFRGLRGKGHRHHKNRPSRRATWKRNQTVSLRRYR, encoded by the exons atgG GCGCCTACAAGTTCGTGTCGGAGCTATGGAGGAGGAAGCAGTCGGACGTGATGAGGTTCGTGCAGCGCGTGCGTTGTTGGGAGTACAGGCAGCAGCCCGCCATCGTCCGCATCACCAGGCCCACCCGCCCCGATAGGGCACGCCGTCTCGGCTTCAAGGCCAAGCAG GGGTATGTGGTCTACCGTATCCGTGTCAGGCGTGGTGGCAGGAAGAGGCCAGTGCCCAAGGGTATTGTCTATGGTAAGCCCAAGCACCAGGGTATTACCCAGCTCAAGTTCCAGAGGAACAAGAGGTCTGTTGCTGAAGAAAGAGCTGGGCGCAGGCTGGGTGGTCTTCGTGTGCTCAACTCCTACTGGGTGAATGAG GACTCTACCTACAAGTACTTTGAGGTCATCCTTGTTGATGTTGCTCACAGTGCTGTCCGCAATGACCCAAGGATCAACTGGCTCTGCAAGCCTGTGCACAAGCACCGTGAGCTTCGTGGTCTCACCTCAGCTGGGAAGAAGTTCCGTGGTCTGCGTGGCAAGGGCCACCGCCACCACAAGAACAGGCCCTCAAGGAGAGCCACCTGGAAGCGCAACCAGACCGTCTCTCTTCGCCGCTACCGTTAA